A stretch of the Syntrophorhabdaceae bacterium genome encodes the following:
- a CDS encoding GntR family transcriptional regulator — protein MEGNEAHIPYYVQVAETLRRRIMTDDYTEGGLIPPVPELEKEFGVSNITIRKALEMLTQDGLLRRKRGIGTIVQKYEQDLVVFELTGDFKRLVRSVEDLPVE, from the coding sequence ATGGAGGGAAACGAAGCACATATACCCTACTATGTGCAGGTTGCCGAAACCCTGAGAAGACGGATCATGACGGATGATTACACGGAGGGCGGTCTTATTCCGCCTGTACCCGAACTGGAAAAGGAGTTTGGCGTAAGTAATATTACCATCAGAAAGGCCCTTGAAATGCTCACCCAGGACGGATTGCTGCGTCGCAAAAGGGGCATTGGGACGATCGTGCAGAAATACGAACAGGACCTGGTTGTCTTCGAACTTACCGGCGATTTCAAACGTCTTGTCAGGTCGGTTGAGGACCTGCCCGTTGAAC